The Procambarus clarkii isolate CNS0578487 chromosome 18, FALCON_Pclarkii_2.0, whole genome shotgun sequence genome segment CAATAATTGTTTCAATAAATATGCCCATGTGTACTGGAATAATAGGGGGGAAATAATATTTATAgaggcaaaaggcaacataaagtgACCTGTTCCAAGTACAGCACCAAATTTCTCAAAGCACTACACTCTGTCAGAAAATTTACATCACTAGTGCTGCAATTTAGGACTGTAGAAGTCCCTGGGCAATGACTGGTCAATTATTCAGCCTATGACTGCATCAACAAGAGCACACCATTATATCATCAATATTTTaataaaaaacaattaaaaaatcaattttggagacTCCCATAAAAATGATTTTGCAAAAACACTATTTTACTGAGGCCCTAATAATACTTACTTATGACGGTCCCCATAAAATCTACTTCGTGGGGGGATAAAAAGAGGAGGAGTAAATGGGCAACTGCACAGCCTAACCTGCCCTAAATCTTGCACTTGACAGACGACAACTTGGAATATAGTCACCTGCTAAAGCTTTTTTTTTACTGTGGGTAGAAAAGGTAAGGCTCTATTTAACCTATGCTTTTCAAGGGTAAAGAGCatgcctgggagggggggggttagggcaGAATGCCCTTTAGGGAAATTGAAAGAGTAGCATTAGGAGTGTCCTTCAGCAGTGAatgatagggagggagagagaaggaagtgtcttggggagggggtggagggatgtaatgtaatgtaattatcagaagagagtactaagccatgacgactattCACCACTTGAATGGTAAAGTGGGGCAGTATCCTTGGGGGGAGTGGGAGGCAATATCCTTGGGGAAGTCAGGGGGCAGTGTCCTTGGGGGTAGCGTCTTTGGGGAAGTGAGGAGTGTGTCCTGGCAGGAGTTGGAAGTGTGTCCTTATGAGAACGAAGGGAAATTCCTTACGGGAGTGAAGGGAGTGTATTTACAGGAATGTAGAAAGTTCCCCTTACCCATAATTATGTctggtattttttcttgacttctagGTTTACATCAACAGGTACTTTTAGTAAGACTCATTAATTTTTCTACAAGTTCACTGCTTAAATACAAAGTAGGCTGAGCAGCATGAAAAATTACTTCAGCAAAATATTTTCAAGAGCTCATTTTAATATTTAAACTTTAAAACACAGGATAATGATTGCCATCCTCAATACAGCATGCATTACCTACtgccttttttttttaccattatAGAATTTCAGATACAATTCAGTAGTGAACTGAACATGCAGAAGGAAATACAGATGCACTTCCTGTGTAAACAGACAAACGACAATAACAACGTCATGCACTCCATTGGAAAAAAAAATGGCAATATTACAGATCCCGAAGTTAAGGGTTAGGACTGTATCAGTTCTACTTAttcaatttaatttaatattcataattGTAATTTACAAAAGAACAAAAATTATGAATACAAAATTACAAAAATTATAGCTTACTGCCATGTTTCTTCTGCTGAATAATGTGGCAAGACTTTGTTATCCTTTATGATAACTTTCTCTGGTTACAAATTAAACCAACAATTTCAATGAAAAGCAATGTCTTACCTGGAATCCAATTACATCCCAATGGCTACCAAATCGAGGACAATCAATCTTGGTACCAGTGAGGACCTTATACACTGTTTGTAAAATTTGGAAGTGAATTGGTTCATTATTATCAAACTGGCCTGTAACAGAAGAAATTATTAAAATTAAAAGAGGCTCATGACTGAAAATATGATTCAAATTTGCCAAAAACTCATGCACAGGACCACAAGCACTATAGATTTATTATTATGGATATCTTCTATTAGTTTAAAAAGATGGGACTTTGATAACAAAGCTGTAACTTTTCCAAGTTAAATCCTCAGCTATCTAAAAGCTTATTTTCAGGAATTTCTAATACTCAGACCAAGAGATAACAAAATAAACTGTAGCTCGAGTGCTTTAAGCACGCAGGCCCAAAACCAACattcaaaatatttaataaactATCCTCAACTTCAAACAACTGGGTAAAAAGTAAAATATGCAGGCAGGGAGTGCAAGAACAAGAGTGAGTTGGTCAGAAACATTTATGGTAACTGAAAACAAAAAGGTGTTTAGATTTGTGTTCATTTGTGACAGCTAATAAATGGGCCAGCTCTCATCGAAAATAGTACAGTACTCACATTGTGCAATAGCAAAGAGCAAATCTCTCTCTTCGATAAGTTCAGCTTTCAGCTTCTTGGGTCCAAAGATTGAGCGAAAGAGACCATTTATCCCTCTTTGTTCAAGTGTTGGTTTGATGGAGCcctgaaaaaaatatatttatatatacctgTGCTGTATATGAATCAAGTACAAGTTCCTGTGTGCATCAAATTAGTACTGGTAACTATATCAATATGAAGTTTAAAAAATGCTAGTATACATGTTAATATGCTTGCattatttataatttgtatagATCTATTCAAGAGTATTATAATTTTAATTGGCAGATCAAAATCACCATCATGGTATAAGGTGGGATATTTGCAAACAATTAACAGCTAATTATTGCAAACTCAAAACTAGCCCAAAGTTAGATTAGAAGACAGAACATACTACAGTTTACTGATGTTGACCAATTCAAACGTGAATCTTAAAAAATTGGATATTTAGATGAATCGAATATCTAGAGATTAGATAATCAGGATTTAATTCTACATGAAAAAAGAAATGCATTCAATTTACAATTATACCTATGTTAGTACCCATGAGGTGTTTGCTGAAGCACATTAAAAAAGATAACTTTATAGCCATTAAGTAACTTAATTTACACTGACATTCCATTATCCTGCAAGTCTCTGCATTAATTTGTCAGTATGATACCTGCTGCTGAACAAAATAATTTGTAATTTGTTTTTTGGTACCGTAGTAGTTCAACAACACTGGCCTACAGAAAAGCTTTTATTTACCATCACATGACTCATATCTTGCCGTGTGAAGAAATCCCACACCTCGTCAAAATCTGTGTGTGGCGTGATCTTAACATTGGGAGGTGGGCCTTGGGGTGACTTTATAGGAGATTTGGCTGGAGAGGAAGATGATCCATCAATATACTTTTTGGGACTTTTGTGAAAGTCTTCCTTATGAGGTGAGCACAGAATAGGCTCCACACATTGAACAGCTTCCCATTCCTCCTGTGCAGCTGCGAATTCTTCATCTTGGCTGTTAACAGAAAGGGCAAAATTCTAGTTCCATGCATAGTATACAGAATTACAGCTTTTAtgcataaaataaaataaattctaGTTCCATGCACAGTATACAAAATTACAGCTTTTATGCATGAAATATAATAGTCTAAACAGCAAACAGCAGACTCACGTAGTGTGAGTTGGTGCAGCTCAAATACAGGTACATCATGTGACCACATACCGTACTgtgacaaaaaaacaaaaatagcaAGAGATGTGGCTCTCATGACACGGAATTTACTTGTGGTTTAAATACATTTTCAATAATATTCTTGGATTGGTAACCTATTTTTTATTACGTTGTATGCACTATTAAGATTATATTCTTGGATCAAGGCCCATTAACATTTTGAAACTCCTGTTTCACCCCAAGAAATTCCCCCATTAAAAAAATCAATTATAAAGCCTATTCAAATTGTCATTATAAGTGCATAAATCTGCTTTACACAGAACAGATGTTCAGGTACGTGCTTTATGAGATATGACTGGGAAAGGAGATTAACTTAGGAAGGTCTATAGAGTGCAGCCATATAACATTACCTTTGAATAGCATGATTTGTTTTGTAGCATGCAGTTTTCCCAGACCTCATCTCTTGAATCCTCatcttcttgcccgaaacgctgtgcgtattagtggctttaggcatagtatgtactagctctatctagaaatccaacatcatgtttgtaactcattttgaatgtatgtacttttacctgaataaccaTTATCTTATCTTATTTAACTACCGTATGTGAATGCCTACTTTAacacatattttaattactagtaTTAGctaaagatcacaatcttcctttgATCACCTCACAGGCAGCGAACCTCTTCACCatctaatttcataacaaatTTACTAGAACACTAAAAAACACAATAGGGCCTATATCTTCAGCTTGTTTTCAAGTATCTTACTCCTACTTGTAAAGGAAGCCAAATATAAAGGGTAAATTTGTGTGTTTTTGTAACTAAAAGTCTTTTAATAATGATTATGCATACAATATAATAGTCTAAACAGCAAACTAATTAATTAAACTACAAACTAATTAACTTCATGCATTATTGTTGGCCATTGATTCCTTACATACCTTAGTCGGTCCACACGGTTCACCCCATGACTTTGGTTCTTTCTGTTCCTCTCGGCAACGTCAACAAATTCAGATGGTGGTTCCTTTTGATGTAAGCTTTCTAACATCTGCAATATTCCAAAAGGAGTATGGAAAATAAGCTTAAATTTTATATCATGTACAAATTAGTATTCCATTAATAGTGAACAGTTTTTACATGTTAATAATGGTTTGAGAGTCTAATGTCTAAAATTTCAAAGTCAATAGTTTTAATATGTAAATTTAAAGAAAAGGGAGGGGGATATTAGTTAAGCATTTATAAGTGCCAAGAATGTAATATCAACTTTTTTAATTAAAATAATGATTAAAATCACAAATTTAGCATAGTGATGAAAATACAACAAAAACAAGTTTTTATAAGAACATGCAAAGACTGGTTAGCTACTGTACCTTATAACGTAAATTTTGAAGCTTTAGTTAATGCAGTGTCTTGATTAAAAGATGAAAACAGTAATGCCAAAAGCTGTCCAATACTGCCATGTTAGAACAGCATGCTGTAAAGttgattaatgttaaatgttttgcaAACAAAATTAACTAAGCATTTGAGGGGGAAATAACAAAAAATACCTTGCATCGAGTCTTCATAAAATGTAATAATCTCGATTCAATGCGTAGCACAATTTTATTAAGCCCGATCCCAGGACCCAGAACCCCAGAAATGTCAAACTTGATAGAAATATAAAGCAGCGAGATTAAGGTAATGTTTCATTCCGTGCCCGTCCTGTCAGCTGGTCCCTTGAACCAGAAGTCTATATGGGTTCACAGACAGTTTGTTTGCCAGGCTCTAATGACCTGTTCATTCACCATGACCAGTAATATTCCAAATTGTCTGGATAAGTGCTTGGACAATGGAATCGGTGGCAAATCTAATTGAAACCATCACCAAGAAACCATCTCACTACTGCATACAGAAGCATAAATATAAGACTCTATAAACCCCATCCAAACAAAAAGTTAATCAATTTTAATTACCGATTTGCTACCAGCTGGGCAATTAGCCGCtatcctgaccaccaccacaacaaagttGTGAAGCAAACAACCTCATTTCTTACACAGGCTACCCAAGGATGCCTAAGGAAGATGGGACAAAGGAAGAGGGAAATGGAATAACTGAAGGAGCAattaacccttcaccacctcctcgATGAAGCCTTTAAGAGAGAAGTTTCATTTTACTGAGCCAACTCTAATGGAGGAAACTTAAACTGACAAAAGATAAGAGAGAAAATGGATTTGCCCAAGTAGATAGAAGAGAAGCAGTGACACGGGAGGGAGACAAACTGGTGCCAAGGAAGAAGAGCATCAAACAGGAACCAGATGGAAAATTGGCAGAGGGCAACACACCACTGCTTGGGATGCAGTTCATTTGGAAAATATTGGTGGAAGAGGCACAGTTTAACCTCTAGAACCATGGTGGAAGAGAAGACTTGCCACGGTAAAAAAATAAAACGAGCCTTGGTAGAAAAAAAGATAAACGTTGGTAGAAAAAAAGGCAAGCCTTGGTAGTAAAAAAAATACAGCATTGAATCTAATAAAATGCCTCTCTCTTTGGTGGAGCTCCTGTGGCTCCCTGAAGATATATTACTAAGATTGTTCTATGCTAAGATGTCACATCAGTTGCAGAAGTTTTGTTTGGTCTACTGGGGACCAGAGACAAAAAGtgccctcccccccctcagaggtgcagggaggggaagggagagaattatcaggggaaagcaccaagccccaATATAtatagggagctggtcggccgagcggacagcacgcgggacttgtgatcctgtggtcctgggttcgatcccaggcgccggcgagaaacaatgggcagagtttctttcaccctatgcccctgttacctagcagtaaattaggcacctgggtgttagtcagctgtcacgggctgcttcctgggggtggaggcctggtcgaggaccgggccgcagggacactaaagccccgaaatcatctcaagataacctcaagatagccattaagactatatagcacttggaaggggtcagcacaaggatttgggatgggacgagggaaaaggaattgtgcccaaccacttgggcggtctgggattgaacaccaacctgcatgaagcgagaccatcactctaccgtccagcccaagtgattgggcaagTGGCAAATGACAATTTGCCCTCTCGGCCCAAAAATTGGTTGGAAGAGTGTCTAATTTAAAACCTCAGACAATCCCTGAACCAGCCATCTTGAAAGGATACACGATGTGAAACGTGACTCATGACAAGTCGAGGATCGACCGAGGCTTGGAACCAATCGCTTTCATTATTTTATGACAATTTTTGTTTATCAGTGCTTTGTCATGTCTACTCACTCCAATGTTTGCTCTTCTGTACAACAGCGAGATGATCTTGTGACGACTCGAGTCAACTTGCCACAACCGCACCTCAAATCCCCAACGGCTATTTAGAATGTTGTTTTGGTCACAGTATGTGAACAGGTCATTACAGCCAAGCTAATGTATGAATAGATCCACAGAGCCAGCAGGATTAAGGGaacaaaggagggggaggggggggtgtcaaGCACAGAAAGAGATATGTAATGGTAGTAGTCTAGGATTAAGCACTAATATACAGTTTATGGTTTTAACAAACACCAAACGAGCTTCGTCAAATAGTCTTCGTACATCACCATATCCCCCCAGGAAAGACAACTTTACCaatgggacaaacttgtctagtTTGCCCCTATATTATACCTCTGGAAATTTAAAACGGCTAAAGTGacataatctaacctaacataccctgacctatatatatatatgctgaacgttggccctgggggggggggggggtggacactaAGAAGTTGGAGAGAAGCGTAAAATTTAGCACAAGAATATCACCAAGAGGTAGACATAATTATTAACATAGGCCTTTGTAGACATAATATATACACCTTGGTAAGGTATTGTGATAATTCATGGCTCTTTCTAAATTTAAAGCGAGAGCAAGAATAATAGATTCGAGGAAAGGGAGaaattggagggagggagggagggatggaagggaagGCAAGGGAGGGTAAgccaagggaagggaagggatagGAATGGGCGGTGAAGGGAAGGGATAGGAATgggaggtgaagggaagggatAGGAATgggaggagaagggaagggatAGGAATGGGAGGTGAGGGGAAGGAATTCGAATgggaggtgaagggaagggatAGGAATgggaggtgaagggaagggatAGGAATgggaggtgaagggaagggatAGGAAATGGGaggtgaagggaaggggaagaccCAAACAACACACCACAAGATGAACGTCAGTGATAGACAACGGCGAGGGAGTGTCATACCATAGCCCTGAGGTACACAGGCGGCACCACAGTCAGTCACTTGCTGTGCCCATCCGTGGCGTGTGGTGGAGGTCGTGCTCGAGGCGTCCCCAGCTGCGGGTCGTccttgtcgtcgtcgtcgtcgtcaggGCGTCGGGCCGATGCACTTAAAACCGCAGCGTTCTCCCCCACCAGTCAACCTCCGCGGCTGGAAATCGTCAGTATTAACCTCCCTGGCGGCCAACGACGCTCATGTCAGACAATACCCTACGCCGTGACTGATGGACTTGCAAGTCTGACGTACGGCTCGTGAGGTTAGAGGTGTCGGGGAAACGATGCTGAGGTCGGGTGTGGCCCAAAGATGAGGCACATCGCTTCGTACGTTAAGGAGGCTTACACACGGATGTTTCATACTGTTCGTACACACAGTGAGGGACGTTTCGTATAAAGGCCTCTAGCCAGTTTTCAACCCATTAATATAATCTAAGTTAAATTTCTTATGCTTAGTCCATATACATTGTTTGGACTTCATAAGGACTGGCCATAAGCCAATGTAAAAATGTTTTTATTTTCTGCAATGATATAGAATGAGAATTCTATATCCAGAGGAAATTAAACAATGTTTaattgtattgtgcctaccaatttgttgtcaataaccattcaagctgtcattgcaatcaatcttagctacctatgtgctttaatatactgtacctacaattttctctcatctttttttttttcatttcatgtaatctgttatcatttttttgtctataaattttgcaagtatttacctccttaaaattttcttagattaaggacctgcccgaaacgctgcgcgtgctagtggctttacaagactgtaattaccatatttgtatcctcacattccttatgtacattcttgtatatgcataaataaataaataaataaatgtttatgatTCGAGTATCAGAACGTCTTTTAATATCTTTGAGTGAATGAAATAGTTATAATGATTAATGTGccactgtaatcctttacaccaccgcccacgggataggtatggggtgcataataaagaaagaaatagaattgaattggtctgattaagactttatgactatgtaatctatgttttgctccactacttactggttgagtatggggtgcataacaaataatagcctccttcgggggcgccttgtttctaaacgtgttagtcttaaatcctttaatctcaaatcttgctacaatgtacctcttaatatatgttatgtactctcgcaacccaatgtaccttcttgtatataaatagatttcaactgtaagggggtatggtttgcaccttgttattctaataatggataaataattctaataatggaagcgctaattatatgaacaaatgccatgtatttattcagatgataacaacagcgaacacaaaccagcgcatatacgaacggaatggtttgtatgtacaaacttctcagtgaacgaagttgtttctagcccggtatccgaaattgcagtatacgacttgaccagtcccccttTGGTCGTCATGGCGTCAGTGAGCGGCAGGCCAATACTTGCTTCCCTGAGGAGCTACTCCATGGCCAGACATATCTTACCGAGGGGTCACCATGTTCCTCGTAAGCTAATATAAACCTTATCATTAATGCTTTATATACTGTCAACCCCCCAAGGAAAGTTGTGGCAAGTATTAAAGGTGGACGCAGTCACTCTGGTCAAATCGTACACATATTTCGTCAACTCTTATTagctttgtcggggacaggaagcctgtgtatatatatatatatttttttttttttgagatatatacaagagttgttacattcatgtacagccactagtacgcatagcgtttcgggcaggtccctggaatacgatcccctgccgcgaagaatcgttttttcatccaagtacacattttactgttgcgtttaactgaggctacagttaaggaattgcgcccagtaaatcctccccggccaggatacgaacccatgacatagcgctcgcggaacgccaggcgagtgtcttaccactacaccacggagactgtccgtGGTGTAAGCGATATATGCTTACATACGCTTATATGCATATAAAAGCGATATATGTGCTTTAGGCTAGTATTGAGATCctcccaaggtcgaactactaacCCTTCGCAGGATTAAGAtccatatgcaaatacagtagtcTTTTGAACAAGATGGGCATCATTACAGCTGCTATATATTCCAACTTTGTTCAAAGATCAAGAACAACTGCTTTAATATTCTCCCACTGACTTACTTGAAAGAgtgattctgaagttggaaagcatagCATGTGCTCTTCGCACAATATTAATTATATGGTCCTCTAGTGACAATTTTCTATCCAGAAGCACCACCAGATCTCTCACAAGAATTCTTTAGAGCTatttcacataatttataggttgtgtgtggCCTATTATCTTCTATTTCATAATCCATAAGattgcatttattcacattaaattcatttgccaggcCAGATGGTAATTTCTCGACGAGCAACGAGGTGCAGTCGTCGTGAGTTCAGTTTTTGGCAAGCTACTGAGAGGAACCAACTAGATATTAaatcattgaatgtaatgaaatgctcttttCTGGTGGGCCATCAGTAGTGCCCCAATTCCCGCTTGGCTCCTTTCTTCCCCATGGGGTGTTGGGGTGTCTTACTTGGGGCAGCTTGAGTGAGGTAACAATTGGTAACAATTACCCAGGATTTGGCTTCCCTCAAACTGTGTATAAGTTGACACATTGAGCGGTTGAGCAATGATCATTTGCTTTGTTCACCTCGGGGTTAGCACTTCAGAATCAGAAGATTATTAATCAGAATTACTAATTAGTGAAttattaatacagtactgtacttgtttTGTTGCTCTTGCCCTTTGTGGTGGGTTATTCTCGGTTTTGGGTTGAACTTTGATCTCACCTCAGAGAGACAGCCTGATTCCAGTCCTGGCATCTGGTAGGCGTGGATGGGTCTCGGAGGCTTAATGCAATTTCCTTTAGGGTTGGCAGGACCAGCACTCAAGCTCAGGAAGCTACTGAAGTCTATCGGAAGAgatcatttcattacattcaatgttttaTTTTTGAGGTGCACTACCTTGTTTCTCTAGCTGAACTTAACTTTtatttatactgtatatgtataaatatttaaatacagtatatatagccCATTTATGATGATGCAGCCCATCCTCTGACTAgatagtacgttttaatactaaatgtaataagtacaatcctgactatcaacatagtacataaatacacttaatcgccagcattgcaccaaaatattgtgaatacaGTATTAGAGTTTTCATGAAAAACTATAGAAaactatgacctaacctaaccttagaaGTGTAGAACAagcatgtaaatagcatttattgcttcttaattacaattagtacttaacctatagctatattgatattacaattttataaaactaataaaacaaaactaaagtctttcaataaattataaagtaactcgggctattttttttttttataaaatctctattgattaataaaactgaaagaaattctttatatttaaaacttgtgtatatagaaTGGAACACGAAAACTTCAACCTAAAATTTTTTAGTGTATTAACAGAAAAtgagaataaatggggaggtaaatgtaacagcacaattaagtgtatttatgtactatgcagacagtcgggaatgtacttattacatttagtactaaaacgtactgtctattcggaggaaggGTTGAATGATGCTGTACTATATATTAGTGACAGTAAATGTTTTTGATAGTACTGTACAGGTAAATGTTTTTGATGGTAAATATTGTTGATAGCAAATATTAATAACAACAAACTTTTAACACGCTCATGAAATGACCTCATATATTCTAGATCAAATTTGTTCATGATGACAGGTGTGGCAAAAGCATTATGCAGTTCTTCAGCAAAGATCAACAACGTGAATTCCATAACCAGCGAAACCAGTCCAGATACCCCGAAGTCATATGTGCGGGACTCTTCATTTGAGCAGATGCATATGGAAACTTCACAAATAGACATGGTAAGTAGGCATACATGAAGTTTGAGATAcgtgtataatatatgaaaaatattgcTGCACAGATTATGAACAATTTTGCATTAAAATCTTTGCATAAACTGTGAATATAGCGTGTTTGAATTGTGACATTCTTGGCAAGTTTGTCTAATTGTTAAAGCTCTTATGTTAGTAAACAGTGACGTTATAAATGTTGGAGTGAGTCTATGTGAATTGTCTGTCGACTCTCTACTAGCGAGGTGTTAATGAACAAGAGGTTTAGGAGTTTCTGACAAGGGAATATGAAGAATTGGTCTACAGTGGCACTCCAAAAATCTGGACCTTGATATAGTGGATTTTGCAAAAATTCAGACCTAATTTGCCCACCAGATTTTTCCTCTTAATTCATATTTCTaagaaaaacaaaaaatctaACTTCTATGAAAGATGTGTTGAAATCCACATTGTCAGTTCATCATGTAAAATAATTTTCATCAAAGAGTATTTTTTCTTTTTccaatcttgcattttttttttaatgttgtgcaTGGAAAACGAGGCATCCATACGCTGCCATGTTGAATAGAAAATCCTGAGTAGGACAATTTGGCAGGAAGGCCTCGGTCTCTATAACAAACATGGGTGAAGCTTTGTCTGGCTCACACCTCCACACTGTGGCTTGCTCCATTTGATTCACATTAGTATATCCTGAAAATGAGTCGCCTTCAACATGCTCAAGGTCTTCAGGAACATAGTGGCATAGGTTCACAATGCCTTGTGAGTCTGCCGGTGGCAATGGTGTTGGTGGACAAGGTCAATGAATGGCTGATGGTGGGTGATATGAGTACAATACTGAATGAACCATATGGGTTCATTCAGTACTCTGACCCCCTTTGAATGCTCCCTGAGGGGGGCCATAGGTCAGAAATTTACTGTTTTTAGAATTTTGTTTTATATTATAAACAAGTGTATCTGCAACTAATTGATTTATTATTTTTTCAGCCCATTGAAATGCACAACCCTTATGAGAGAGAGAAGATTTGCTGTCTTCTTTGCAAGTACAACATACGTCTTGATTTTAAGAATGCAAGGCTACTGTCTCAGTTTGTGTCCCCATATACTGGAAAAATCTATGGGCGGAATATTACTCGCTTGTGTCAAAGACAACAGGCTGagctggaaagagaagtagagaaaAGTATAAATGCAGGTCAGTTATAATTGTTGATGTTTATTTGCTTAATTAATTAGACATCCCTGGTAGGGTTACCATAAGGATTTGTCAAAATTATTTGTGAACTCTTATTCTGCTGCTGCAATAGGCATAGTGATTCAGTGCCTTTAATCACTACAGTATCAGCAATTGCCTCCTGTGGTAAAATTGCCAAATGTCAATTTTCTTGAAGGGTTCCTAATGGTAACTTCTTGAAAGCTTGCTCTGTTCAGTCCATGCCAGGCCCTTGCAAGTCATATAAGCCTACTTGGGACCAAAGGAGCAGGAGATCATGGACTACTGTATCCAAATATAAAAAGGCCATCAGAAAGGTGGGCAAACTAAAGCATACAAACAGCAAGGTAAATAAAGTATATCAAATGGAACAGTGAAGCCCTTTGATTCACGAACCACTTGGTGGTGAGGCAATTCTCTTGTTCTACCTGCACATAACACCAGGGGACTGCACACT includes the following:
- the LOC123754378 gene encoding ELMO domain-containing protein 3 isoform X5, with product MPKATNTHSVSGKKMRIQEMRSGKTACYKTNHAIQSQDEEFAAAQEEWEAVQCVEPILCSPHKEDFHKSPKKYIDGSSSSPAKSPIKSPQGPPPNVKITPHTDFDEVWDFFTRQDMSHVMGSIKPTLEQRGINGLFRSIFGPKKLKAELIEERDLLFAIAQCQFDNNEPIHFQILQTVYKVLTGTKIDCPRFGSHWDVIGFQGVDPATDLRGVGLLGLVQALYLLTHEPLLPLARDIFRLSHDPHSQFPLMVLSINVTRISLQTLREGYLNKECNSRSNVRHVLNQFFTAVMFHIYWIWKTESKTIKDSGFIIKDAEAYCKRNVKTVLQKLQAQLRKYSHDEAEML
- the LOC123754378 gene encoding ELMO domain-containing protein 3 isoform X1, producing the protein MMLESLHQKEPPSEFVDVAERNRKNQSHGVNRVDRLSVSGKKMRIQEMRSGKTACYKTNHAIQSQDEEFAAAQEEWEAVQCVEPILCSPHKEDFHKSPKKYIDGSSSSPAKSPIKSPQGPPPNVKITPHTDFDEVWDFFTRQDMSHVMGSIKPTLEQRGINGLFRSIFGPKKLKAELIEERDLLFAIAQCQFDNNEPIHFQILQTVYKVLTGTKIDCPRFGSHWDVIGFQGVDPATDLRGVGLLGLVQALYLLTHEPLLPLARDIFRLSHDPHSQFPLMVLSINVTRISLQTLREGYLNKECNSRSNVRHVLNQFFTAVMFHIYWIWKTESKTIKDSGFIIKDAEAYCKRNVKTVLQKLQAQLRKYSHDEAEML
- the LOC123754378 gene encoding ELMO domain-containing protein 3 isoform X3, with the translated sequence MMLESLHQKEPPSEFVDVAERNRKNQSHGVNRVDRLSQDEEFAAAQEEWEAVQCVEPILCSPHKEDFHKSPKKYIDGSSSSPAKSPIKSPQGPPPNVKITPHTDFDEVWDFFTRQDMSHVMGSIKPTLEQRGINGLFRSIFGPKKLKAELIEERDLLFAIAQCQFDNNEPIHFQILQTVYKVLTGTKIDCPRFGSHWDVIGFQGVDPATDLRGVGLLGLVQALYLLTHEPLLPLARDIFRLSHDPHSQFPLMVLSINVTRISLQTLREGYLNKECNSRSNVRHVLNQFFTAVMFHIYWIWKTESKTIKDSGFIIKDAEAYCKRNVKTVLQKLQAQLRKYSHDEAEML
- the LOC123754378 gene encoding ELMO domain-containing protein 3 isoform X4 gives rise to the protein MLESLHQKEPPSEFVDVAERNRKNQSHGVNRVDRLSQDEEFAAAQEEWEAVQCVEPILCSPHKEDFHKSPKKYIDGSSSSPAKSPIKSPQGPPPNVKITPHTDFDEVWDFFTRQDMSHVMGSIKPTLEQRGINGLFRSIFGPKKLKAELIEERDLLFAIAQCQFDNNEPIHFQILQTVYKVLTGTKIDCPRFGSHWDVIGFQGVDPATDLRGVGLLGLVQALYLLTHEPLLPLARDIFRLSHDPHSQFPLMVLSINVTRISLQTLREGYLNKECNSRSNVRHVLNQFFTAVMFHIYWIWKTESKTIKDSGFIIKDAEAYCKRNVKTVLQKLQAQLRKYSHDEAEML
- the LOC123754378 gene encoding ELMO domain-containing protein 3 isoform X2, which gives rise to MLESLHQKEPPSEFVDVAERNRKNQSHGVNRVDRLSVSGKKMRIQEMRSGKTACYKTNHAIQSQDEEFAAAQEEWEAVQCVEPILCSPHKEDFHKSPKKYIDGSSSSPAKSPIKSPQGPPPNVKITPHTDFDEVWDFFTRQDMSHVMGSIKPTLEQRGINGLFRSIFGPKKLKAELIEERDLLFAIAQCQFDNNEPIHFQILQTVYKVLTGTKIDCPRFGSHWDVIGFQGVDPATDLRGVGLLGLVQALYLLTHEPLLPLARDIFRLSHDPHSQFPLMVLSINVTRISLQTLREGYLNKECNSRSNVRHVLNQFFTAVMFHIYWIWKTESKTIKDSGFIIKDAEAYCKRNVKTVLQKLQAQLRKYSHDEAEML
- the mRpS18C gene encoding small ribosomal subunit protein bS18m, whose translation is MASVSGRPILASLRSYSMARHILPRGHHVPRVAKALCSSSAKINNVNSITSETSPDTPKSYVRDSSFEQMHMETSQIDMPIEMHNPYEREKICCLLCKYNIRLDFKNARLLSQFVSPYTGKIYGRNITRLCQRQQAELEREVEKSINAGYMAVKLKNVEFLKDPKLFDPNNPLRPHNY